The sequence AAGTATGAAGGATGAAGGATGAAGGATGAAGTATGAAATTACCCTTTGCGTTCCTTCGCGTTAAAAAAAATCCTCAAACCATCTGCAAATGCAACACCTCCTCCTCCAACTCATAACCATTTGCCAAATTCTCAATTGCTCTGTCAATCAAATCCAAACCTTGAGAGACATCATCAACTAAACTTAACTTACCCCGTAAATCAGCCGCACCGACGAAACCCTTAGCGTACCAAGTCATGTGCTTGCGGGCTTGACGGACACCGCGATCGCCTTTATACTCCCATAAAGCTTGTAAATGTTCCCGCGCGCATTCCAACCGCTGAATTGGGGTAGGTGGTGCTAAAAGTTCTCCAGTTTTCAAGAAATGGTCAACTTCTCCCACTAAAAACGGATAGCCTAAAGTTCCGCGAGAACACATCACCCCATCAGCACCAGTTTGTTCTAAACATTTCACCGCTGCTGCTACTGAGAAGATATCTCCATTACCAATGACTGGAATAGTCAGAATTTCCTTGACGCGAGCAATCCATTCCCAGCGAGCATTGCCATTATACCCCTGAGCGCGGGTGCGTCCATGCACCGTAATCATTTTTGCTCCTGCATCTTCCATCCGCTTGGCAAAATCAA is a genomic window of Fortiea contorta PCC 7126 containing:
- the dusB gene encoding tRNA dihydrouridine synthase DusB; its protein translation is MLTLSPTLQARLSQPLKIGTFAVKSRVLQSPLSGVTDMVFRRLVRRYAPDSMLYTEMVNATGLHYVKQLPKIMEVDPNERPISIQLFDCRPDFLAEAAVKAVAEGADTVDINMGCPVNKITKNGGGSSLLRQPEVAEAIVKEVVKAVDVPVTVKTRIGWNDQEITILDFAKRMEDAGAKMITVHGRTRAQGYNGNARWEWIARVKEILTIPVIGNGDIFSVAAAVKCLEQTGADGVMCSRGTLGYPFLVGEVDHFLKTGELLAPPTPIQRLECAREHLQALWEYKGDRGVRQARKHMTWYAKGFVGAADLRGKLSLVDDVSQGLDLIDRAIENLANGYELEEEVLHLQMV